Genomic segment of Arachis hypogaea cultivar Tifrunner chromosome 11, arahy.Tifrunner.gnm2.J5K5, whole genome shotgun sequence:
AAAAAAAGGACAATTATCTGTTACCACAAAATACAGTGAAACACAATTAGTTGTAGATATCAATTTGTTATCCAAAATTTGAATGGATGATTGAGGTAAAAAAAGCATATATACCTTAACTGCAGGACCAGAGCCAGCACGTGCATCCCACAATATTAGACACGAATCATCTCCAACACTACAGAACTCCTGTGCACTTCAGCATGATTACGATGGTGTTAGGAAGTGATGGTTTATTAAACTTGAAGTTTAGTTCCTGAGGACACTACAGGATTTGTTAAGAACCCATTCTCCTCAAAGCTTAAGTTGCAAGGTAGAGGCTTATAACTGATATTATATCTCGAATGGAGTTCATAATAAGGTGAATGATAAATTTAAAATGGCCACTTAAAtgagtaaatataaaaatattgaaataacTAGTCGGTATAGAGTAAGAAAATTAGTTACTTAAAGGGGCAGAATGCCACATCTTCAACAGTTTCATCATGTCCACAGTAGATACCCCGTGGTCCAACAGATGGGCCATCAGCAGATTTATCATTGCCTTCCCCAGATTTGGTGTTCTGTTTGTTAATTGACCCGCCAGATTTGGAGTCTGCAGCAGATGTTATATGGTCTTCAATGCTCCAGAATACCACCGATTTGTCTTTTCCTACAATGTATGCCACATCTTTTAGATAGAGAATAACCACATCAATAAAAGAGCAGGAATTTAGAGATTCAATTGCTTAATGAATGTCTATAAAGTACTCCAACCTCCAGAAAGCACATATGGCCCAGTTGGGCACATTGCAAGAGCAAACTCCGCATTGTCTTGGTGTCCAGTCAATATCtgcaagaacaaaaggtctatatgaaaaaaaatcatgaaacagCATTCATATCAAACAGCAATAACAAGGagaaaaaatgtataaataaataatgtGACATCAGGAGCTTCTTAAAGAATGGATGATTTAAGAGGACAAAATATGTACTTGCATAATTCAAAGTGTAGATGTCAATTCACTATTATCCGTTCCAACTTATGGTGCACATGGGGTCTGCTCTGACCACAATTGCTATCCCACTTTTCTGTCTAATAGGAAATAGCAACAAGTCTCAAGTATAAAATGGAGGAATTGGACATTTTATTCCACAATGCAACCAAAGAAAACAATGGATAATCTAGCACCAAATTAGTGACAAATTCTCAATTATAAGGCTTGAACATAGTTTTACTTTTACACATGTATGAAAATGTGTCTGCCTCGTTCTATTTCATTGTACAAAATATATTGAGTTTCTAAAGATAAAATAATGTTACAAAAGACTAACACTCAGTCACTCGGCCATACCAAATCTGGACGAGAGTTTGTGGCTCCAAGGACAGCATGACGATTAGGCTGAGCTTCAACATCCCAGATCAGAACCTGAATTTTGCGGGTGATAAGATAAAGAAATCACAAAACGAAGaatgaaaaatcaaataatacaatggTAAACTAGTTAAAAAAGTATCCACAAAAGTAAAAGATGGAGTTCTTACATTAGGGCTATCTGTATGAGTAGCAACAATATTAGAATGTTGCGGCATCTCCCTAATTCTATTCACCTGCAAATTCGTCCTCAAAGGCTCAAAATCAGGTCAACAAACAGCAAGACCTTGATGTTGATAAAAtgaaatcaaatccaacatggaTTACTAATAAGCCATGTACAAAttacaaaaaacaaaataaaagaaaacaaagatgcaTGAAAGGAAGTGTAAATTTAGTTTGAATACGTACCTCTCCAGGATGAATGATGGTCTTGTACTTCTTGACAAATGGGGAGCGAGCCTCCTCATTAAACTGAAAAGAAAGAAAGCCATAGCAGCTTAATAGAGACTCAAAGTTTGAAACATGGAAGCAAAAAGGACAAACGTGGCATAAGAACAAGAAGGGACCTGTGAAATGTGGTCTGCAGCTGCAACCCTAGGCTTGACAACATCGCAAGTTGCAATGACCAGAGTATTGGGAACACTACCATCCGTCTAGCACCAACAACAAAACGTACTTAGTTGAAAATGAAACACAAGAATAGCCACCCTCACACTAAATACAATGGAATAATTAACAACTCGTAGATGGCAAAATCAAatgtaattaaacaaaaattacaagtatgaaaataataataaaaatagatggCTTGCCTGCTCAGAAAGGTAGAGACGCTGGCGATTCTTGTGATGAGATTGCTCCAGCTGAGGGCCCCACCTGAAAGAAGAAAAATGTGAGAGAGAGTGTATGAAACGAAGAAGCAAAACCCtagcgagagagagagaaagagagagaaccgGCAAGAGAGGGAGGGCCAGAGGAGGTTGTGGTTGGAGAGCCAGTCGTAGAGGACGGGGACAACGGCCTTCCATCTGTTGTACTTGTCTTCAGCATTTGCATTGACGTGCTgctgatgttgatgttgatggtGTTGTTGCTGTGATCTCTTGCTTTCCTTGGGGGTCTTCACCTGTTGCTGTTGCCCTTCCTCGTTCTTCGGCTTCGGTTTCCTTCCGCGCTTCTTCTTCACCACCACTTCTTCACCACCACTCTCCATCTTCTTCCAGCTGCTTCCTCTCCTCACTCACTCTCCCCTCACCCTAAACCCcgccctttttttttctatttctcactCGGCGCCCCCACTTTCCCCCGTTTTGCCTACGTGGACTCAACATTTCACCAGTCATACTGTTCGCATTCATTGCTGTCATAAAAACATTTCTTAATCACTTCTTTTTACATCTAAGGAggttaaaattttaatatgatcaaaataagttattaaattaatttattagaattattttagttaattatttttatattagtgtagaaattaaaattaatttaattaaccaatttaaaatatttattacttattttatcatattaaaACTGAAGTCTTATTTTATGTAAAGATATCAGTATAACACCTCATATTAGTATTGTGTTAATTGCAAATTTGCAGTTGAGAATTTTTGAGATTGAATTGGTCGGTCAATCTCCTCTAGCGATGACGGAGTGCAAAATTAGTTactcttaaattaaaaataataaaactcatatatgataaaaattataaatttaaagataattaaatctttattttttttattttattaatctcctcactttagaaaattcaaattcaaattagtCATCGCTGAaggatgaaagatgtcaagaacACTAAGTTTATTCAAATTAAGATGGAAGGGTTGAGGAGACAAAGGCTTGGTGAAGATGTCAGCTAGTTGCCCAGAAGAGGAAATTgggagaagtttcatcactccagcttgagctttttgtcgaaccaagtgacaatcaacctctaaatgtttggtccgttcatgaaaaaccgggttagcagcaatatgaagagcactctgattatcacaatataaaactggtgggcgaataggagagatgcgtaaaaattgtaacacatttattatccattgaagttcacaagttgtgttgGCAAGTGCACGATATTCTGCTTCCGTGGAAGAGCGGGCAACGGTGGTTTGTTTCTTGGTCTTCCAAGAGACTAAAGAACtgcctaagaagaaacaataacctgttaaagatcgccgagtgtcaggacatccgacccaatcagagtcactgaagccgagaagctgaatttctgattcccttggaaagaaaagtcctttgccgggactagttttcagatatcgtaacacatgcttggcagcttgaagatgagattcagtaggagatgccatgaattgacttaattgttgagtggCATACATGATGTCCGGTCGAGTAGTGGTGAGATAGATAAGACGGCCAACCAAACGACGATATACAAAAGGGTCGGATAGCAAGGGACTTTGGTCTTGATATAGTCTTGTGGTACTATCCATTGAAACAGAGGCAGGTTTAGCACCTAATAAACCAGAatcctccaaaagatcaagacaatATTTTCTCTGAGATAAGCAAATTCCCTTCTCTGATTGAGCAacttcaatacccaaaaaatattttaatgggccCAAGTCTTTAATTCGGAAGTGTTGGTGTAAAATAGACTTGATGGCAGCAAGTTCAGAAATAGAATTACCAGTGAGAACAAT
This window contains:
- the LOC112723632 gene encoding WD-40 repeat-containing protein MSI4 isoform X1; amino-acid sequence: MESGGEEVVVKKKRGRKPKPKNEEGQQQQVKTPKESKRSQQQHHQHQHQQHVNANAEDKYNRWKAVVPVLYDWLSNHNLLWPSLSCRWGPQLEQSHHKNRQRLYLSEQTDGSVPNTLVIATCDVVKPRVAAADHISQFNEEARSPFVKKYKTIIHPGEVNRIREMPQHSNIVATHTDSPNVLIWDVEAQPNRHAVLGATNSRPDLILTGHQDNAEFALAMCPTGPYVLSGGKDKSVVFWSIEDHITSAADSKSGGSINKQNTKSGEGNDKSADGPSVGPRGIYCGHDETVEDVAFCPFNAQEFCSVGDDSCLILWDARAGSGPAVKVEKAHDADLHCVDWNFHDVNLILTGSADNSVRMFDRRKLTSNGVGSAVHKFEGHSAAVLSVQWSPDKSSIFGSSAEDGLLNIWDYEKVGKTTERSGTTASSPAGLFFQHAGHRDKVVDFHWNSYDPWTMVSVSDDCDSNGGGGTLQIWRMSDLIYRPEEEVLSELEKFKSHVLTCAAAK
- the LOC112723632 gene encoding WD-40 repeat-containing protein MSI4 isoform X2 encodes the protein MESGGEEVVVKKKRGRKPKPKNEEGQQQQVKTPKESKRSQQQHHQHQHQQHVNANAEDKYNRWKAVVPVLYDWLSNHNLLWPSLSCRWGPQLEQSHHKNRQRLYLSEQTDGSVPNTLVIATCDVVKPRVAAADHISQFNEEARSPFVKKYKTIIHPGEVNRIREMPQHSNIVATHTDSPNVLIWDVEAQPNRHAVLGATNSRPDLILTGHQDNAEFALAMCPTGPYVLSGGKDKSVVFWSIEDHITSAADSKSGGSINKQNTKSGEGNDKSADGPSVGPRGIYCGHDETVEDVAFCPFNAQEFCSVGDDSCLILWDARAGSGPAVKVEKAHDADLHCVDWNFHDVNLILTGSADNSVRMFDRRKLTSNGVGSAVHKFEGHSAAVLSVQWSPDKSSIFGSSAEDGLLNIWDYEKVGKTTERSGTTASSPAETKLLISTGTHMIHGLWLVCLMTVIVMVVGEHCRYGA